In a genomic window of Methylovirgula sp. 4M-Z18:
- the infA gene encoding translation initiation factor IF-1 — protein sequence MAKEELLEFPGIVSELLPNATFRVKLENDHEIIAHTAGKMRKNRIRVLTGDKVMVEMTPYDLTKGRITYRFK from the coding sequence ATGGCGAAAGAAGAACTGCTTGAATTTCCCGGCATTGTCTCGGAACTGCTGCCGAATGCGACTTTCCGGGTGAAGCTGGAAAACGATCACGAGATTATTGCCCATACGGCGGGCAAAATGCGCAAGAACCGCATTCGTGTGCTCACCGGCGACAAGGTCATGGTGGAAATGACCCCTTATGATTTGACCAAAGGCCGCATCACCTATCGGTTCAAATAG
- a CDS encoding Maf-like protein, which produces MTDQTSWRPKLVLASASPRRLALLQQVGVEPDALIPADIDETPNKYELPRGLAARLASTKAKAAAKIATSREDLQDAFVLAADTVVAVGRRILPKCEIVDEAGQCLRLLSGRAHRVYTGITLITPKGAARHRLIESRVRFKRLSTADIDAYLASGEWRGKAGGYAIQGLAGAFVVKLIGSYPSVVGLPLYETIALLSGEGFPTQLLWMNRE; this is translated from the coding sequence ATGACAGATCAGACTTCCTGGCGGCCGAAATTGGTGCTGGCTTCTGCGTCGCCGCGCCGGCTTGCGCTGCTGCAACAGGTTGGTGTCGAGCCGGATGCCCTGATCCCGGCCGATATCGACGAAACCCCCAACAAATACGAATTGCCACGCGGTCTTGCTGCGCGCCTCGCGTCGACGAAGGCCAAGGCGGCGGCGAAAATCGCCACCTCGCGTGAAGATTTGCAGGATGCGTTCGTGCTGGCCGCCGATACGGTGGTGGCGGTTGGGCGCCGCATTCTGCCGAAATGCGAGATCGTCGACGAGGCGGGCCAATGTTTGCGGCTCCTGTCGGGGCGGGCACACCGCGTCTATACGGGCATCACGTTGATCACGCCGAAGGGCGCGGCACGGCATCGGCTGATCGAGTCGCGGGTGCGCTTCAAGCGCTTGTCCACTGCCGATATTGATGCTTATCTTGCGTCTGGCGAATGGCGCGGCAAGGCGGGCGGCTATGCCATCCAGGGGCTCGCGGGCGCCTTTGTCGTGAAACTGATCGGATCTTATCCGTCCGTCGTCGGCTTGCCACTCTATGAAACCATCGCGCTGCTCTCCGGCGAAGGCTTTCCGACCCAATTGCTCTGGATGAATCGGGAGTAG
- the yacG gene encoding DNA gyrase inhibitor YacG, with protein MSKDPGDRKIKIATCPICGKPAVKEFRPFCSKRCADVDLNRWFSGTYAIPVTEDSDEDGEEGERS; from the coding sequence ATGTCGAAGGACCCCGGCGATCGCAAGATCAAGATCGCGACGTGCCCAATCTGCGGCAAACCGGCGGTGAAAGAGTTCCGTCCTTTCTGTTCCAAACGCTGCGCCGACGTCGATCTCAATCGCTGGTTCTCGGGCACTTATGCGATTCCAGTGACCGAGGATAGCGACGAGGACGGTGAGGAGGGGGAGCGGTCTTAG
- the gltA gene encoding citrate synthase, which produces MSGTFIFDNKSVEMPVKEGTIGPSVVDIGKLYSQTGMFTYDPGFTSTASCESKITYIDGDEGVLLYRGYPIDQLAEHGDFLETCYLLLYGELPTAAQKADFDYTITRHTMVHEQMARFFQGFRRDAHPMAVMVASVGALSAFYHDSTDISDPKQRMIASMRMIAKVPTLAAMAYKYYIGQPFVYPKNDLDYTSNFLRMCFAVPCEDYKINPVLSRALDRIFILHADHEQNASTSTVRLSGSSGANPFACIAAGIACLWGPAHGGANEAALKMLSEIGTVDRIPHYIARAKDKNDPFRLMGFGHRVYKNYDPRAKIMQRTTHEVLNELGIKDDPLLDVALELERIALHDDYFIEKKLYPNIDFYSGITLKAMGFPTTMFTVLFAVARTVGWIAQWKEMIEDPGQKIGRPRQLYTGAPKREYAPIGKR; this is translated from the coding sequence GATCGGGCCTTCGGTCGTCGATATTGGCAAGCTCTACAGTCAAACGGGAATGTTCACCTACGATCCCGGATTTACCTCGACCGCTTCTTGCGAATCCAAGATCACTTACATCGACGGCGACGAGGGCGTGCTGCTCTATCGCGGTTATCCGATCGATCAACTCGCCGAGCACGGCGACTTTCTCGAAACCTGCTATCTGCTGCTTTACGGCGAGCTTCCAACCGCCGCGCAGAAAGCCGATTTCGACTACACGATCACGCGCCACACGATGGTGCATGAACAGATGGCTCGCTTCTTTCAGGGCTTCCGCCGCGATGCCCATCCGATGGCGGTGATGGTGGCATCGGTCGGCGCGCTCTCCGCCTTCTATCACGACTCGACCGATATTTCCGATCCCAAGCAGCGCATGATCGCGTCGATGCGCATGATCGCCAAAGTTCCGACACTCGCGGCGATGGCGTATAAATACTATATCGGCCAGCCGTTCGTGTATCCGAAGAACGATCTCGACTATACGTCGAATTTCCTGCGCATGTGCTTTGCCGTGCCGTGCGAAGATTACAAGATCAATCCAGTGCTGTCGCGTGCGCTCGACCGCATCTTCATTTTGCATGCCGATCACGAGCAAAACGCATCGACTTCGACAGTGCGCTTGTCGGGTTCTTCGGGAGCCAATCCCTTCGCCTGTATCGCCGCCGGCATCGCCTGCCTCTGGGGGCCTGCACATGGCGGCGCCAACGAGGCAGCGCTGAAGATGCTGTCCGAGATCGGCACGGTCGATCGCATTCCGCATTACATCGCCCGCGCAAAGGACAAGAACGATCCGTTCCGCCTGATGGGCTTTGGCCACCGCGTGTACAAGAATTACGATCCGCGCGCCAAAATCATGCAGCGCACGACGCATGAAGTGTTGAACGAGCTTGGCATCAAGGACGATCCGCTGCTCGACGTCGCATTGGAACTCGAACGCATCGCGCTGCACGATGATTATTTCATCGAGAAGAAGCTCTATCCGAATATCGATTTCTATTCGGGCATCACGCTGAAGGCGATGGGCTTCCCGACCACAATGTTCACCGTGCTCTTCGCCGTCGCCCGCACCGTCGGCTGGATCGCGCAATGGAAAGAAATGATCGAAGATCCGGGCCAGAAGATCGGCCGCCCGCGGCAGCTCTATACGGGCGCACCCAAACGCGAATATGCGCCGATCGGTAAGCGGTAA